The following proteins are encoded in a genomic region of Sphingopyxis sp. YF1:
- a CDS encoding DNA polymerase III subunit delta' translates to MALIGHQAPEEAFLEAWGAGRLHHAWLLAGPQGMGKAAFAARAARFLVTHGKGGEGRSVALDDVGDSAADRLVAAGNHPEILALTRQPKDKGKELARNITIDQIRGLIRRLHFSLSLGHWRVIIVDAIDDLETDAANALLKTLEEPPAQTVFILISHSPGRLLPTIRSRCRTLRFQPVERDVMAAWLHELRPMTEMAEVRATVAASGGVPGKALALIDSDIAAMEKKLRAIAVSGDPGNRLREALAREVGGTANRARLELVIDIVPGLLADLARERPVAAIAPVLAQWDRIQRTVRDAIRGSYDGAMVGFEIGNCLAELAPRGAAAR, encoded by the coding sequence ATGGCTCTGATCGGGCACCAGGCCCCCGAAGAGGCCTTCCTCGAAGCCTGGGGGGCGGGACGGCTCCACCACGCCTGGCTGCTCGCGGGGCCGCAGGGCATGGGCAAGGCGGCCTTCGCCGCGCGCGCCGCGCGGTTCCTCGTCACCCACGGCAAGGGCGGCGAGGGGCGCAGCGTCGCGCTCGACGATGTCGGCGACAGCGCCGCCGACCGGCTCGTCGCCGCGGGCAACCATCCCGAAATCCTCGCGCTGACGCGCCAGCCCAAGGACAAGGGCAAGGAACTCGCGCGCAACATCACGATCGACCAGATCCGCGGGTTGATCCGCCGCCTCCACTTCTCGCTGTCGCTTGGCCACTGGCGCGTGATCATCGTCGACGCGATCGACGACCTCGAGACCGACGCCGCCAACGCGCTGCTCAAGACGCTCGAGGAACCGCCCGCGCAGACGGTCTTCATCCTCATCAGTCACTCGCCGGGGCGGCTGCTGCCGACGATCCGTTCGCGATGCAGGACGCTGCGTTTTCAACCGGTTGAGCGTGACGTCATGGCGGCGTGGCTGCACGAGCTGCGCCCGATGACCGAGATGGCGGAGGTGCGCGCGACCGTCGCCGCATCGGGCGGCGTGCCCGGCAAGGCGCTCGCGCTCATCGACAGCGACATTGCGGCGATGGAGAAGAAGTTGCGCGCGATCGCCGTTTCGGGCGACCCCGGAAACCGGCTGCGCGAGGCGCTGGCGCGCGAGGTCGGCGGCACCGCCAACCGCGCCCGGCTCGAGCTCGTGATCGACATTGTGCCCGGCCTGCTCGCCGATCTCGCGCGCGAGCGTCCGGTCGCCGCGATCGCTCCCGTGCTCGCGCAATGGGACCGCATCCAGCGCACCGTCCGCGATGCGATCCGCGGATCGTACGACGGCGCGATGGTCGGCTTCGAGATCGGCAACTGCCTCGCCGAACTGGCGCCGCGCGGCGCCGCGGCCCGCTAG
- the metG gene encoding methionine--tRNA ligase, whose protein sequence is MSDTKTPFYITTAISYPNGRPHIGHAYEAIATDAMARFQRARGRDVRLTTGTDEHGLKMYQTARDQGRPTIELADEMSGYFREMYSKLNISFDHFMRTSDPAHHAASQALWRAMEANGDLYLDRYEGWYSVRDEAFYDESELTQGEGEAKLSPQGTPVEWTVEESWFFRLSSYQDKLLALYNDNPDFIRPESRRNEVLRFVEGGLKDLSVSRTSFDWGVPVPDSPGHVMYVWVDALTTYMSALGYPDTDGEWGKFWPADIHMIGKDIVRFHTVYWPAFLMSANLPLPKQVFGHGFLLNRGEKMSKSLGNVVDPMTLADRFGVDALRYYLLREVSFGQDGSYSAEAIVRTANADLANSFGNLAQRSLSMIFKNLDGVIAADYAPSQDDADLLADLRAMATERLPREFEQLAFSVGIEDWIRAVFACNQYVDTQAPWALRKTDPERMRAVLMTLFQAVRTLAIAIRPVVPAAADKLLDQMGIADDARDAAALADTEWFARLAATGFTVGQPVPIFPRLELPEGADENGGEGEA, encoded by the coding sequence ATGTCCGATACCAAGACCCCTTTCTACATCACCACCGCGATCAGCTACCCCAACGGGCGCCCGCACATCGGCCACGCCTATGAGGCGATCGCCACCGACGCGATGGCGCGCTTCCAGCGCGCGCGCGGCCGCGACGTGCGGCTGACCACCGGCACCGACGAGCACGGCCTGAAAATGTATCAGACCGCGCGCGACCAGGGCCGGCCCACGATCGAACTCGCCGACGAAATGTCCGGATATTTCCGTGAGATGTACAGCAAACTGAATATCAGTTTCGATCATTTCATGCGCACCTCGGACCCCGCGCACCACGCCGCGTCGCAGGCGCTGTGGCGCGCGATGGAGGCCAATGGCGATCTCTATCTCGACCGCTACGAGGGCTGGTATTCGGTCCGCGACGAGGCCTTTTACGACGAAAGCGAACTGACGCAGGGAGAGGGGGAGGCGAAGCTCTCGCCGCAAGGGACCCCGGTCGAATGGACCGTCGAGGAAAGCTGGTTCTTCCGCCTGTCCAGCTATCAGGACAAATTGCTCGCGCTCTACAACGACAATCCCGACTTCATCCGCCCCGAAAGCCGCCGCAACGAGGTGCTGCGCTTCGTCGAGGGCGGGCTCAAGGATCTCAGCGTCTCGCGCACCAGCTTCGACTGGGGCGTGCCGGTGCCGGACTCGCCCGGCCATGTGATGTATGTCTGGGTCGATGCGCTCACCACCTATATGTCGGCGCTGGGCTATCCCGATACCGACGGCGAATGGGGCAAATTCTGGCCCGCCGATATTCATATGATCGGCAAGGATATCGTTCGTTTTCATACGGTTTACTGGCCGGCCTTCCTGATGAGCGCCAACCTGCCGCTACCGAAACAGGTCTTCGGCCATGGCTTCCTGCTCAACCGCGGCGAGAAGATGTCGAAGTCGCTCGGCAATGTCGTCGATCCGATGACGCTCGCCGACCGCTTCGGGGTCGACGCGCTGCGCTATTATCTGCTGCGCGAAGTCAGCTTCGGGCAGGATGGCAGCTATTCGGCCGAGGCGATCGTGCGCACCGCCAATGCCGACCTCGCGAACAGCTTCGGCAATCTTGCACAGCGCAGCTTGTCGATGATTTTCAAGAATTTGGACGGCGTTATTGCCGCGGACTATGCACCATCACAGGATGATGCCGACCTGCTCGCCGATCTCCGCGCGATGGCGACCGAGCGCCTGCCGCGCGAATTCGAGCAGCTGGCCTTCTCGGTCGGTATCGAGGACTGGATCCGGGCGGTGTTCGCCTGCAACCAATATGTCGACACGCAGGCGCCGTGGGCGCTGCGCAAGACCGATCCCGAGCGCATGCGCGCGGTGCTGATGACATTGTTCCAGGCTGTCCGGACGCTCGCGATCGCGATCCGCCCCGTTGTGCCGGCGGCGGCCGACAAATTGCTCGACCAGATGGGCATCGCCGACGACGCGCGCGATGCCGCCGCGCTCGCCGACACCGAATGGTTCGCACGGCTTGCCGCGACGGGCTTCACTGTCGGCCAGCCCGTCCCGATCTTCCCCCGCCTCGAACTGCCCGAGGGCGCCGACGAAAATGGGGGGGAAGGGGAGGCGTAA
- a CDS encoding TatD family hydrolase, protein MLVDSHCHLNYKGLAEQQGEVLARARDRGVTAMLNIATRESEWDDVLAAAEAHEDVWASVGIHPHDADNHPDVDTAKLIERSAHPRVIGIGETGLDYYYDKSDRVRQQDSFRRHIHASQQTGLPVIVHTRDAEAGTLALLGEEMGRAVFPGVIHCFTASDDFARAALDLGLYISISGIVTFRNAAELQATAKWLPQDRLLVETDAPFLAPVPHRGKTGEPAFVADTLAFLADLRGEDRDALGQATSANFYALFNKATP, encoded by the coding sequence ATGCTCGTCGATTCGCACTGCCACCTCAATTACAAGGGGCTCGCCGAGCAGCAGGGCGAAGTGCTGGCGCGCGCGCGCGACCGCGGCGTGACCGCGATGCTCAACATCGCGACGCGCGAAAGCGAGTGGGACGATGTGCTCGCCGCGGCCGAGGCGCATGAAGACGTCTGGGCCAGCGTGGGCATCCATCCGCACGATGCCGACAACCATCCCGACGTCGATACCGCCAAGCTGATCGAGCGCTCCGCGCACCCGCGCGTCATCGGCATCGGCGAGACCGGGCTCGACTATTATTACGACAAGAGCGATCGCGTGCGGCAGCAGGACAGCTTCCGCCGCCATATCCACGCATCGCAGCAAACCGGGCTTCCCGTCATCGTCCACACGCGCGATGCCGAGGCGGGCACCCTCGCGCTGCTCGGCGAGGAGATGGGCAGGGCGGTCTTCCCCGGCGTGATCCACTGCTTCACCGCCAGCGACGATTTTGCGCGGGCCGCGCTCGACCTCGGCCTCTATATCTCGATCTCGGGCATCGTGACCTTCCGGAACGCCGCCGAACTTCAGGCGACCGCCAAATGGCTGCCGCAGGACCGGCTGCTGGTCGAAACCGACGCCCCCTTCCTCGCCCCCGTCCCGCACCGCGGCAAGACCGGCGAACCCGCTTTCGTAGCCGACACGCTGGCGTTCCTTGCCGACCTGCGCGGCGAAGACCGCGACGCGCTGGGGCAGGCGACAAGCGCCAATTTCTATGCGCTTTTCAACAAGGCGACACCATGA
- a CDS encoding MBL fold metallo-hydrolase, with translation MKVRILGSGTSSGVPRLGNDWGQCDPDNPRNLRSRASILVSLGGFRILVDTSPDMRLQLLAAEVGEVDAVIWTHEHADHTHGLDDLRQVMHLRGSPVPCYARDHVLDILKWRFTYAFAGNAGYPASVDPVDLMDHQSIGPIEVSAIEMPHGPIKASGLIFSDGSNKIGYATDFAKFTDEMVDFFQGVDLFVIDALRRYPHPTHPHLAMTLEALAKVGHPRAIITHMDNTMDYDDLAAELPPGVEPGYDGLEVQL, from the coding sequence ATGAAGGTCCGCATCCTCGGCAGCGGCACGTCGTCGGGCGTGCCGCGGCTCGGCAACGACTGGGGCCAGTGCGACCCCGACAACCCGCGCAACCTGCGCAGCCGTGCCTCGATCCTCGTCTCGCTCGGCGGTTTCCGCATCCTCGTCGATACCAGCCCCGACATGCGGCTCCAGCTTCTGGCCGCGGAGGTGGGCGAGGTCGATGCCGTCATCTGGACGCACGAACATGCCGATCACACCCACGGGCTCGACGACCTGCGCCAGGTGATGCACCTGCGCGGCTCGCCGGTGCCCTGCTACGCGCGCGACCATGTGCTCGATATCCTGAAATGGCGCTTTACCTATGCCTTTGCGGGCAATGCTGGCTATCCGGCGTCGGTCGATCCGGTCGACCTGATGGATCATCAATCGATCGGCCCGATCGAGGTGTCGGCGATCGAGATGCCGCACGGCCCGATCAAGGCCAGCGGACTCATCTTCAGCGACGGTTCGAACAAGATTGGCTATGCCACTGATTTTGCAAAGTTCACCGACGAAATGGTCGATTTCTTCCAGGGCGTCGACCTGTTCGTGATCGACGCGCTGCGCCGTTATCCGCATCCGACGCATCCGCATCTGGCGATGACGCTCGAAGCGCTGGCCAAGGTCGGCCATCCGCGCGCGATCATCACGCATATGGACAATACGATGGATTACGACGACCTTGCGGCCGAGTTGCCGCCGGGCGTCGAGCCCGGCTATGACGGGCTGGAGGTGCAATTGTGA
- the mazG gene encoding nucleoside triphosphate pyrophosphohydrolase, which yields MPAETPASPASLPATPIDRLLGVMARLRDPDGGCEWDLAQDFATIAPYTIEEAYEVADAIAGGNPAAICDELGDLLLQVVFHSQIATDDGLFTFDDVATAISDKMERRHPHIFGADGAGDVTASAVRKQWEAIKADERAADGPKGALDGVALSLPALLRAQKLQSRAARVGFDWPDVAGPRDKIDEELAEVADAPGDAERHEEVGDLLFAVVNYARKLGVDAEDALRDANLKFARRFAAMEAQAGGSLAGLDLETQEAHWQAVKVAERG from the coding sequence ATGCCAGCAGAGACACCCGCTTCCCCGGCATCCCTCCCTGCAACCCCGATCGACCGTCTGCTTGGCGTCATGGCGCGGCTGCGCGACCCCGACGGCGGCTGCGAATGGGATCTTGCGCAGGATTTCGCGACGATCGCGCCCTATACGATCGAGGAAGCCTATGAAGTCGCCGACGCGATCGCCGGCGGCAACCCCGCCGCCATCTGCGACGAACTCGGCGATCTCCTGCTCCAGGTCGTGTTCCACAGCCAGATTGCGACCGACGACGGGCTCTTCACCTTCGACGATGTCGCCACGGCGATTTCGGACAAGATGGAACGCCGCCATCCGCACATCTTCGGCGCCGACGGCGCGGGCGACGTCACGGCGTCGGCGGTGCGCAAACAATGGGAGGCGATCAAGGCCGACGAACGCGCCGCCGACGGTCCCAAGGGCGCCCTCGACGGCGTCGCGCTGTCGCTGCCCGCGCTGCTTCGCGCGCAAAAGCTCCAGTCGCGCGCCGCGCGCGTCGGTTTCGACTGGCCCGATGTTGCGGGACCGCGTGACAAGATCGACGAGGAACTCGCCGAAGTCGCCGACGCGCCGGGCGATGCCGAACGCCACGAAGAGGTCGGCGACCTGCTTTTCGCGGTGGTCAACTACGCGCGCAAGCTCGGGGTCGATGCCGAAGATGCACTGCGCGACGCCAATCTCAAGTTCGCGCGGCGCTTTGCCGCCATGGAAGCGCAGGCGGGCGGCAGTCTCGCGGGGCTCGACCTCGAAACGCAGGAAGCGCATTGGCAGGCGGTGAAGGTGGCGGAGCGCGGCTGA
- the hflX gene encoding GTPase HflX has product MPEWHGQRLSRDLGARVEEAKGLAVAIGLEVVATYPLRLRQTRAATLIGVGQIETIKAEVGEGAAQLVIVDAALTAIQQRNLETAFGIKVIDRTGLILEIFGERAATAEGRLQVELAHLDYQAGRLVRSWTHLERQRGGFGFLGGPGETQIEADRRMIRNRMARIRKQLEEARRTRQLQRSKRQRAPWPVVALVGYTNAGKSTFFNRLTGSDVMAEDMLFATLDPTMREIRLPGIDKAILSDTVGFVSDLPTELVAAFRATLEEVTTADLIVHVRDIVHPDSDAQYADVVAILNSLGVNGPQDGGEGEDDAPDMIPQIEIWNKIDTADAETRGVIEDMAARRGDVAVISAVSGEGVDAARVLMATQLTARHKLQRIYLGYEQGEAAAWLHARGEVLDDEPEGEGHVLTVRLDPADTARFARLFPTGTSQA; this is encoded by the coding sequence GTGCCCGAATGGCACGGCCAGCGGCTGTCGCGCGACCTTGGCGCGCGCGTCGAGGAGGCGAAGGGGCTCGCCGTCGCGATCGGGCTGGAGGTCGTCGCGACCTATCCGCTGCGGCTGCGGCAGACGCGCGCGGCGACGCTGATCGGCGTCGGGCAGATCGAGACGATCAAGGCCGAAGTCGGCGAAGGTGCCGCACAGCTCGTCATCGTCGATGCGGCGCTGACGGCGATCCAGCAGCGCAACCTGGAAACCGCCTTCGGCATAAAAGTCATTGATCGAACAGGATTAATTCTCGAAATATTCGGCGAACGCGCCGCGACGGCCGAGGGGCGGCTGCAGGTTGAACTGGCGCATCTCGACTATCAGGCGGGGCGGCTGGTCCGCAGCTGGACCCACCTCGAGCGCCAGCGCGGCGGCTTCGGCTTTCTCGGCGGCCCCGGCGAAACGCAGATCGAGGCCGACCGCCGGATGATCCGCAATCGCATGGCGCGTATTCGCAAACAGCTCGAGGAGGCGCGGCGGACGCGGCAGTTGCAGCGGTCGAAGCGCCAGCGCGCGCCGTGGCCCGTGGTCGCGCTCGTGGGTTATACCAACGCCGGAAAATCGACGTTTTTCAATCGCCTGACCGGAAGTGACGTCATGGCGGAAGATATGCTGTTCGCGACGCTCGACCCGACGATGCGCGAAATCCGGTTGCCCGGGATCGACAAGGCGATCCTGTCCGACACGGTGGGCTTCGTATCCGACCTGCCGACCGAACTGGTCGCGGCGTTCCGCGCGACGCTGGAGGAGGTCACCACTGCCGACCTGATCGTGCATGTCCGCGACATCGTCCACCCCGACAGCGATGCGCAATATGCCGATGTTGTCGCCATCCTCAATTCGCTGGGGGTGAACGGGCCGCAGGACGGCGGGGAAGGGGAGGATGATGCTCCCGATATGATCCCGCAGATCGAGATCTGGAACAAGATTGACACCGCCGACGCCGAGACGCGCGGTGTCATCGAGGACATGGCGGCGCGGCGCGGTGACGTCGCGGTCATATCGGCGGTGAGCGGCGAGGGCGTCGACGCGGCGCGCGTGCTGATGGCGACGCAGTTGACCGCGCGGCACAAGTTGCAGCGCATCTACCTGGGATATGAGCAGGGCGAAGCGGCGGCGTGGCTTCATGCACGCGGCGAGGTGCTGGACGACGAACCCGAGGGCGAGGGACATGTGCTGACCGTGCGGCTCGATCCGGCGGATACGGCGCGGTTCGCGCGGTTGTTTCCGACCGGGACGAGCCAAGCATAG
- the hfq gene encoding RNA chaperone Hfq, which produces MAKGGGPNEPSSGVCRQEQEANVSDKNQNLQDLFLNALRRSKTPVTMFLVKGVKLQGIITWFDNFSLLLRRDGQSQLVYKHAISTVMPSHDFDLSLLGDNLREAPASKGKALQDVFLNAVRRSDESVTMFLVNGVMLQGDIVAFDLFCMLLERERQVQLVYKHAISTVQPNGPINLTDSEPEGDV; this is translated from the coding sequence ATGGCGAAAGGTGGCGGCCCCAACGAGCCGTCCAGCGGTGTTTGCCGCCAAGAACAGGAGGCCAATGTGTCCGATAAAAACCAGAATCTCCAGGATCTCTTCCTCAACGCTCTGCGTCGCAGCAAGACACCGGTGACGATGTTCCTCGTCAAGGGCGTCAAATTGCAGGGGATCATCACCTGGTTCGACAATTTTTCGCTGCTGCTGCGCCGCGACGGCCAGTCGCAGCTCGTGTACAAGCACGCGATCTCGACAGTCATGCCGTCGCATGATTTCGACCTGTCGCTGCTCGGCGACAATCTGCGCGAGGCGCCGGCGAGCAAGGGCAAGGCGTTGCAGGACGTGTTCCTGAACGCGGTGCGGCGGTCGGACGAGTCGGTGACGATGTTCCTCGTCAACGGCGTGATGCTGCAGGGCGACATCGTCGCTTTCGACCTGTTCTGCATGCTGCTCGAACGCGAGCGGCAGGTGCAGCTCGTCTACAAGCATGCGATTTCGACCGTTCAGCCGAACGGCCCGATCAACCTGACCGACAGCGAGCCCGAAGGCGACGTCTGA
- a CDS encoding sigma-54 dependent transcriptional regulator produces the protein MALDILIVDDERDICDLVAGVMEDEGYEARTASDSDAALEAIRQRRPSLALIDVWLQGSRLDGLGLVEAIKAFDPTLPIIVISGHGGLDTAVAAIRRGAFDFIEKPFEAERLLHLVARATESERLKFEYERLRERAGPADELTGTSAAINNVRATLKRVAGTGSRVLITGSAGVGKEVAARVLHGWSGRHTAPFRVISSARMDPETVEAELFGAEVDDGTIRVGLLEQAHGGTLFLDEVADMPLTTQGKILRVLTDQSFTRVGGRTMIRVDVRIISGSARDLMTEIAEGRFREDLYYRLNVVPVHIPALRERRDDIASLCEHFVSRYAADRHAPPPEISPEAMAALQAHDWPGNVRELRNVIERVMILAPSDRLGRIDADMLPAELVRGGTDILPNAESITAIPLKEARENFEREYLRIQINRFSGNISRTATFIGMERSALHRKLKLLGLTDNPDGEG, from the coding sequence ATGGCGCTCGACATATTGATCGTCGATGACGAACGCGACATCTGCGACCTCGTCGCCGGTGTGATGGAAGACGAAGGTTATGAAGCGCGCACCGCTTCGGACAGCGACGCCGCGCTCGAAGCGATCCGCCAGCGGCGGCCGTCGCTCGCGCTGATCGACGTCTGGCTGCAGGGTTCGCGGCTCGACGGGCTCGGACTGGTCGAGGCGATCAAGGCGTTCGACCCGACGTTGCCGATCATCGTCATTTCGGGGCACGGCGGGCTCGACACCGCGGTCGCGGCGATCCGCCGCGGCGCGTTCGACTTCATCGAAAAGCCCTTCGAGGCCGAGCGCCTGCTCCATCTCGTCGCGCGCGCGACCGAAAGCGAGCGGCTGAAGTTCGAATATGAGCGGCTGCGCGAACGCGCCGGACCCGCCGACGAGCTGACCGGGACCAGCGCCGCGATCAACAATGTCCGCGCGACGCTCAAGCGCGTCGCCGGCACCGGCAGCCGCGTGCTGATCACCGGGTCGGCGGGGGTCGGCAAGGAAGTCGCGGCGCGCGTCCTGCATGGCTGGAGCGGGCGCCACACCGCGCCGTTCCGCGTCATATCGTCGGCGCGCATGGACCCCGAGACGGTCGAGGCCGAGCTGTTCGGGGCCGAAGTCGATGACGGGACGATCCGCGTCGGGCTGCTCGAACAGGCGCATGGCGGCACGCTGTTCCTCGACGAGGTCGCCGACATGCCGCTGACCACGCAGGGCAAGATCCTGCGCGTGCTCACCGATCAGAGCTTCACCCGTGTCGGCGGGCGGACGATGATCCGCGTCGACGTGCGTATCATCTCCGGATCGGCGCGCGACCTGATGACCGAGATCGCCGAGGGACGGTTCCGCGAGGACCTCTATTACCGGCTCAACGTCGTGCCGGTGCACATCCCCGCGCTGCGCGAACGCCGCGACGACATCGCCTCGCTGTGCGAGCATTTCGTCAGCCGCTACGCCGCCGACCGCCATGCGCCGCCGCCCGAAATCAGCCCCGAAGCGATGGCAGCGCTGCAGGCGCACGACTGGCCGGGGAACGTGCGCGAGCTGCGCAACGTCATCGAGCGCGTGATGATCCTCGCGCCGAGCGACCGGCTCGGGCGGATCGACGCCGACATGCTGCCCGCCGAACTGGTGCGCGGCGGCACCGACATATTGCCCAACGCCGAATCGATCACCGCGATCCCGCTCAAGGAAGCGCGCGAGAATTTCGAGCGCGAATATCTGCGCATCCAGATCAACCGCTTCTCGGGCAATATCTCGCGCACCGCGACCTTCATCGGCATGGAGCGTTCGGCGCTGCACCGGAAGCTGAAGCTTTTGGGTTTGACCGATAATCCCGACGGCGAGGGCTGA
- a CDS encoding ATP-binding protein: MATSVPLASDGESGQPAPRARAWEFAAPEYYALAVIISVGIATYIYVTGDAQSERLLTPALVAAIMVVNLVPAMALIVLIGSRVARARAMRSMAGGSGRLHVRLVALFSLIAATPTLLVVIFASLLFQFGVDFWFSDRSRGMFENAAGLAEGYYQENQREVAANTVAMATDLGNVLERVRTDAPDFSSFYLQQVVVRNLNESAIIEIGADGVARTAAAIDPDNRAAENRLQPAMVTRLDAGEEVVVVRQSDRIEAATKLPGTRRAYLYASRDFNVPGFQQSVRAGTVLADYNALFARSQQLQLQFNGALYLGSLLLLALAVVAAILVADRIVRPLGTLVGATQTAAEGDLSVRVTPTAHDDEISVLTRAFNRMTEQIQGQTGALVSANEQIEARRSFIEAVLSGVSSAVVSVDAGHRILLANAAAERLIGIKAEELTGQPLAEVAPELAQLITGDEREGVVQLARQHAEPATLAAKAVAQGDGFVLSFEDITQQLLDQRRAAWSDVARRIAHEIKNPLTPIQLAAERLQRRFGDKVEGDQATFRKLTDTVIRQVHDMRRMVDEFSSFARMPKPTFGVEDLRDIVRQAVFLFEVAKPDIVFSVEVPEEIEPLVCDRRLLSQALTNIVKNAVEAIEEKSKRSESSPLGHIRAVVDVRSEREVAILITDDGIGLPEARETIAEPYMTTRQGGTGLGLAIVKKIVEQHYGELDFADNPAGQGTRVTLTLHPDRLRPLAGQGNDAAAGQMESVPGRIRNRKDRED, encoded by the coding sequence ATGGCGACCAGCGTTCCCTTGGCAAGCGACGGCGAATCCGGTCAACCGGCCCCGCGCGCGAGGGCGTGGGAGTTTGCCGCGCCCGAATATTACGCGCTCGCGGTGATCATCAGCGTCGGCATCGCGACCTATATCTATGTCACCGGCGACGCGCAGAGCGAGCGGCTGCTCACGCCCGCGCTCGTCGCCGCGATCATGGTGGTCAATCTGGTGCCCGCGATGGCGCTGATCGTGCTGATCGGCAGCCGCGTGGCGCGCGCGCGCGCGATGCGCTCGATGGCGGGGGGCAGCGGTCGCCTGCACGTCCGGCTCGTCGCGCTCTTTTCGCTGATCGCCGCGACGCCGACCTTGCTGGTGGTGATCTTCGCGTCGCTGCTGTTCCAGTTCGGCGTCGATTTCTGGTTTTCCGACCGGTCGCGCGGCATGTTCGAAAATGCCGCGGGGCTTGCCGAAGGCTATTACCAGGAGAATCAGCGCGAGGTCGCGGCGAACACCGTCGCAATGGCGACCGACCTCGGCAATGTGCTCGAACGCGTGCGGACCGATGCGCCCGATTTTTCGAGCTTCTACCTCCAGCAGGTGGTCGTCCGGAACCTCAATGAATCGGCGATCATCGAAATCGGGGCCGACGGCGTGGCGCGGACCGCGGCGGCGATCGATCCCGACAATCGCGCCGCCGAGAACCGCCTCCAGCCTGCGATGGTCACGCGCCTCGACGCCGGCGAGGAAGTCGTCGTCGTCCGCCAGTCGGACCGGATCGAGGCCGCGACCAAATTGCCCGGGACCCGCCGCGCCTATCTCTACGCGTCGCGCGATTTCAACGTCCCGGGTTTCCAGCAGTCGGTGCGCGCGGGCACGGTGCTCGCCGACTATAACGCGCTGTTCGCGCGCTCGCAGCAGCTCCAGCTGCAGTTCAACGGCGCGCTCTATCTCGGTTCGCTGCTGCTACTCGCGCTCGCGGTGGTCGCGGCGATCCTCGTCGCCGACCGTATCGTTCGTCCGCTCGGCACGCTCGTCGGTGCGACGCAGACGGCCGCCGAGGGCGACTTGTCGGTGCGCGTGACGCCGACCGCGCACGACGACGAAATTTCGGTCCTGACGCGCGCTTTCAACCGCATGACCGAGCAGATCCAGGGGCAGACGGGGGCGCTGGTCAGCGCCAACGAGCAGATCGAGGCCCGGCGCAGCTTCATCGAGGCGGTGCTCAGCGGCGTCTCGTCGGCGGTGGTTTCGGTCGACGCCGGACATCGCATCCTGCTCGCCAATGCGGCCGCCGAGCGGCTGATCGGCATCAAGGCCGAAGAACTGACCGGGCAGCCGCTCGCCGAGGTCGCGCCCGAACTTGCGCAGCTGATCACCGGCGACGAGCGCGAGGGCGTCGTGCAACTCGCGCGGCAGCACGCCGAACCCGCGACGCTGGCGGCGAAGGCGGTCGCGCAGGGCGACGGTTTCGTGCTCAGTTTCGAGGATATCACCCAGCAACTGCTCGATCAGCGCCGCGCGGCCTGGTCCGACGTCGCGCGCCGCATCGCGCACGAGATCAAAAATCCGCTGACCCCGATCCAGCTCGCCGCCGAGCGCCTGCAGCGCCGCTTCGGCGACAAGGTCGAGGGCGATCAGGCGACCTTCCGCAAGCTGACTGACACGGTCATCCGCCAGGTCCACGACATGCGCCGCATGGTCGACGAGTTTTCGAGCTTCGCGCGCATGCCCAAGCCGACCTTCGGCGTCGAGGATCTTCGCGACATCGTCAGGCAGGCGGTGTTCCTGTTCGAGGTCGCCAAGCCCGACATCGTTTTCAGCGTCGAGGTTCCCGAGGAAATCGAACCCCTCGTCTGCGACCGGCGCCTGCTGTCGCAGGCATTGACGAACATCGTCAAGAATGCGGTAGAAGCGATTGAAGAAAAATCGAAAAGATCGGAATCGTCGCCACTTGGCCATATTCGCGCGGTGGTTGACGTCCGCAGCGAGCGCGAGGTTGCGATCCTGATCACCGACGACGGCATCGGCCTCCCCGAGGCGCGCGAGACGATCGCCGAACCCTATATGACGACGCGGCAGGGCGGCACCGGGCTGGGGCTCGCGATCGTCAAGAAGATCGTCGAGCAGCATTATGGCGAGCTCGACTTTGCTGACAATCCGGCGGGGCAGGGGACCCGCGTCACGCTGACGCTCCACCCCGACCGGCTGCGCCCGCTGGCCGGGCAGGGAAATGATGCGGCGGCGGGGCAAATGGAATCGGTTCCGGGGCGAATCCGCAACCGCAAGGACAGAGAAGACTGA